One Yoonia sp. BS5-3 genomic window carries:
- the betC gene encoding choline-sulfatase, whose protein sequence is MSKPNILIIMVDQLNGTLFPDGPADWLHAPHLKALAARSTRFANAYTASPLCAPGRAAFMSGQLPSRTGVYDNAAEFASSIPTYAHHLRRAGYQTCLSGKMHFVGPDQLHGFEERLTTDIYPADFGWTPDYRKPGERIDWWYHNMGSVTGAGLAEITNQMEYDDDVAHHACAKLYDLARGHDARPWCLTVSFTHPHDPYVARRKYWDLYEDCDQLLPQVGPIPYADQDPHSQRILDANDHENFTITEDQVKRARHAYFANISYLDDKVAQLLQVLKDTGQEPIIMFVSDHGDMLGERGLWFKMSFYEGSSRVPLMIAAPGMAPGRVDTPVSTIDVAPTLCDLAGIDMAEVMPWTQGETLVPLGQGGSRDTPVAMEYAAEGSYAPLVSLRYGKWKYNRCALDPDQLFDLEADPAELTNLADVPAHQGTVTQLRAKSEARWDLAQFDADIRHSQACRWVVYEALRNGNYYPWDYQPLQKASERYMRNHMDLNVVEENQRFPRGE, encoded by the coding sequence ATGTCTAAGCCGAATATCCTGATCATCATGGTGGACCAGCTGAACGGTACCCTGTTTCCTGATGGTCCGGCGGATTGGCTGCATGCCCCGCATCTGAAGGCGCTCGCGGCCCGGTCGACCCGTTTTGCCAATGCCTACACGGCGTCACCGCTCTGCGCGCCTGGCCGCGCTGCGTTTATGTCGGGTCAATTGCCATCGCGCACCGGCGTCTATGACAATGCGGCGGAATTTGCATCCAGCATCCCCACCTACGCCCATCACCTGCGCCGTGCGGGCTATCAGACCTGCCTGTCGGGCAAGATGCACTTTGTCGGCCCCGATCAGCTGCATGGCTTCGAAGAGCGTCTGACCACCGATATCTACCCCGCTGATTTCGGTTGGACCCCCGATTATCGCAAACCGGGCGAGCGGATTGATTGGTGGTATCACAATATGGGCTCGGTCACCGGGGCGGGCCTGGCCGAGATCACCAACCAGATGGAATATGATGACGATGTCGCCCATCACGCCTGCGCCAAGCTTTATGATCTGGCGCGCGGGCATGACGCGCGGCCCTGGTGTCTGACCGTCAGTTTTACCCATCCGCATGATCCTTACGTCGCACGCCGGAAATATTGGGACCTTTATGAAGACTGCGATCAACTGCTGCCGCAGGTTGGCCCGATCCCCTATGCAGACCAAGACCCCCATTCCCAGCGCATTCTGGATGCGAATGATCATGAGAATTTCACGATCACCGAAGATCAGGTGAAACGTGCCCGCCATGCCTATTTTGCCAATATTTCTTACCTTGATGACAAGGTGGCGCAGCTGTTGCAGGTGCTGAAAGATACCGGGCAGGAGCCGATCATCATGTTCGTGTCCGATCACGGCGATATGCTGGGGGAACGGGGGTTGTGGTTCAAGATGTCCTTCTATGAAGGATCATCGCGCGTGCCGCTGATGATCGCGGCACCGGGCATGGCCCCAGGGCGGGTGGATACGCCCGTCAGCACAATTGATGTGGCGCCGACCTTATGCGACTTGGCCGGCATCGATATGGCGGAGGTCATGCCTTGGACCCAAGGCGAAACCCTTGTGCCATTGGGCCAAGGCGGCAGCCGCGATACGCCCGTTGCGATGGAATACGCCGCCGAGGGGTCTTATGCCCCGCTGGTGTCGCTGCGTTACGGCAAGTGGAAATATAACCGCTGCGCGCTGGACCCCGATCAACTGTTCGATCTTGAGGCTGATCCGGCAGAGCTGACAAATCTGGCAGATGTCCCTGCCCATCAAGGCACCGTGACCCAGCTGCGTGCCAAATCCGAAGCCCGTTGGGATCTGGCCCAGTTTGACGCTGATATCCGGCATAGCCAGGCCTGCCGCTGGGTTGTCTATGAGGCCTTGCGCAACGGCAATTACTATCCATGGGATTACCAACCCTTGCAAAAGGCTTCTGAACGTTACATGCGCAATCACATGGATCTCAACGTGGTTGAGGAAAACCAACGCTTCCCCCGCGGGGAATAA
- a CDS encoding DMT family transporter, whose translation MQSPQASRPLAGILWMALTGVMFVAVTAVVKHVGDGVPAAQAAFLRYVLGLVFLIPMIRPIVAARLTGRQIRLFGLRGAVHTLAVILWFFAMARIPIAEVTAMNYLSPVYITIGAALFMGERLPPRRLAAVIVALIGALIILRPGMKAIEIGHIAMLGTALFFAAGYLIAKQLSGEVSAAVVVGMLSITVTIGLSPFAWAVWVTPTLPQLGWLFLVACFATAGHYTMTLAFAAAPLTVTQPVTFLQLVWAVILGAVVFGEPVDGWVVLGGAVILGSVTFITWREAVARRSVTPVVSATKV comes from the coding sequence ATGCAATCTCCCCAAGCATCGCGCCCTTTAGCGGGCATTCTTTGGATGGCCCTGACCGGGGTGATGTTTGTTGCAGTCACCGCCGTGGTCAAACATGTGGGTGACGGGGTGCCTGCCGCGCAGGCCGCATTTTTGCGCTATGTGCTGGGGCTTGTTTTTCTGATCCCGATGATCCGCCCCATTGTGGCAGCCCGGCTGACGGGCCGGCAGATCAGGCTTTTTGGCCTGCGCGGGGCGGTGCATACGCTCGCGGTTATCTTGTGGTTCTTTGCCATGGCGCGCATTCCCATCGCCGAGGTAACGGCCATGAATTACCTATCGCCCGTTTATATCACGATCGGGGCGGCACTGTTCATGGGCGAAAGGCTACCGCCGCGCCGCCTTGCCGCTGTCATTGTCGCGCTGATCGGCGCCCTGATCATCCTGCGCCCGGGCATGAAGGCGATTGAGATTGGTCATATCGCCATGTTGGGCACGGCGTTGTTCTTTGCTGCGGGCTATCTGATTGCCAAGCAGCTATCGGGCGAGGTCAGCGCGGCTGTGGTGGTTGGCATGTTGTCGATCACGGTCACAATCGGGCTTTCCCCTTTTGCTTGGGCCGTGTGGGTTACACCCACCCTACCTCAGCTTGGTTGGTTGTTCCTGGTGGCCTGCTTTGCAACGGCGGGGCATTACACGATGACACTGGCCTTTGCCGCGGCGCCCTTGACCGTGACTCAACCAGTGACTTTTCTGCAGCTGGTATGGGCGGTGATCCTAGGCGCTGTCGTTTTCGGCGAACCAGTGGATGGCTGGGTGGTATTGGGCGGCGCGGTGATCCTGGGATCAGTGACCTTCATCACCTGGCGCGAAGCCGTCGCCCGGCGGTCAGTGACCCCGGTTGTGTCTGCAACGAAGGTTTGA
- a CDS encoding TIGR00282 family metallophosphoesterase has translation MKILFLGDVMGRAGRAAITNHLPRLRTEWKLDFVVVNGENATSGMGLSGDHAQLILDAGADVITLGDHAFDQKDMLKFIAQEPRVIRPINFSKAAPGVGARVFNAPGGRKVLVAQVLGQVFMKRPFDDPFSALDGVLKQYPMGGQVQASLIDIHCEATSEKMATGHFCDGRASIVVGTHTHVPTADAMILPGGTAYQSDAGMCGDYNSVIGMEKTEPLRRFITGMPKARFTPATEEATLSGLYVETDNMTGKATRVEMVRQGGRLAPAGPA, from the coding sequence ATGAAAATACTCTTTCTTGGCGATGTCATGGGCCGCGCAGGCCGGGCTGCAATCACAAACCACCTGCCCCGCTTGCGGACAGAATGGAAGCTCGATTTTGTGGTGGTGAACGGGGAAAACGCGACCTCAGGGATGGGGCTATCGGGGGATCACGCACAACTGATCCTGGATGCGGGGGCCGATGTGATCACCCTTGGCGATCACGCGTTTGACCAAAAAGACATGCTGAAATTCATCGCCCAGGAACCCCGGGTGATCCGACCGATCAATTTCTCAAAGGCCGCCCCCGGCGTTGGCGCACGGGTTTTCAATGCGCCAGGCGGGCGCAAAGTGCTCGTGGCGCAGGTGCTCGGCCAAGTCTTCATGAAACGGCCCTTTGACGACCCGTTCTCAGCGCTGGACGGCGTACTGAAACAATACCCGATGGGCGGGCAAGTACAGGCCAGCCTGATCGATATCCACTGCGAGGCCACATCCGAGAAAATGGCCACCGGCCATTTCTGCGACGGGCGGGCCAGCATCGTTGTTGGGACACATACGCATGTGCCGACCGCCGATGCGATGATCTTGCCGGGCGGGACGGCCTATCAATCAGACGCCGGCATGTGCGGCGACTACAATTCGGTGATCGGCATGGAGAAAACCGAACCGCTGCGCCGGTTCATCACCGGGATGCCCAAAGCACGGTTCACGCCCGCCACTGAGGAGGCCACACTCTCGGGTTTATACGTCGAAACCGACAACATGACGGGCAAAGCCACGCGGGTTGAGATGGTGCGCCAAGGCGGCAGGCTTGCGCCTGCAGGACCTGCATGA
- a CDS encoding GFA family protein has product MINGRCHCGKVEFTVQLSDGIASARRCDCSLCLRRGAVAVTAAKDAITYTAGEEFLTLYQFGTGVAKHYFCKICGIYTHHNRRSNPDEIGVNLACLDGQTPLLPEIIVNDGQNHPTDVGYNGTVGVLRFVAEKGTE; this is encoded by the coding sequence ATGATCAATGGGCGCTGCCATTGCGGCAAAGTAGAATTCACCGTGCAATTGTCAGACGGGATCGCCAGCGCGCGGCGCTGTGATTGCTCGCTCTGTTTACGGCGGGGGGCGGTCGCGGTTACGGCGGCCAAAGACGCCATCACATATACCGCTGGCGAAGAATTCCTGACGCTCTATCAATTTGGGACCGGCGTGGCGAAGCATTATTTCTGCAAAATCTGCGGGATTTACACGCATCACAACCGGCGCTCGAACCCCGATGAGATCGGCGTGAACCTGGCATGCCTTGACGGGCAAACCCCGCTTTTGCCCGAAATCATCGTCAATGACGGACAAAACCACCCCACTGATGTCGGGTATAATGGCACGGTCGGGGTTCTGCGCTTTGTCGCGGAAAAAGGCACCGAATGA
- the betB gene encoding betaine-aldehyde dehydrogenase encodes MNTQPKASHFIDGDYVEDTAGELIEVIYPATGAVIATLHAATPAILEQALASAQRAQKEWAAWSPTERGRVLRRAAQIMRERNHDLSVLETYDTGKPYQETSVVDATSGADSLEYFGGLIASVTGEHIPLGEDFVYTRREPLGVCVGIGAWNYPTQIACWKGAPALACGNAMIFKPSETTPLCALKVAEILHEAGAPAGVYNVVQGYGAVGASLITDARVDKVSLTGSVPTGRKVYAAAADGVRHVTMELGGKSPLVIFDDADLENAVSGAILGNFYSSGQVCSNGTRVFVQKGIKDAFLKRLAERLADVKMGDPQDPEVNFGPMVSERQRDIVEGFIAKGQEEGATLVTGGQRVDGDGFFLQPTVFADVTDDMTIATDEIFGPVMSVLDFETEEEALRRANDTAFGLAAGVFTSDLTRAHRMAAGFEAGTCYINTYNDAPVEAPFGGSKLSGVGRENSKAAIEHYSQIKGVYVRMGDLEAPF; translated from the coding sequence ATGAACACACAGCCCAAAGCCAGCCATTTCATCGATGGCGACTATGTCGAAGACACCGCCGGAGAGCTCATTGAGGTGATCTATCCCGCGACCGGTGCAGTGATTGCCACGCTGCATGCGGCGACCCCGGCAATCCTTGAGCAGGCGCTGGCCAGTGCCCAGCGGGCGCAAAAAGAATGGGCGGCCTGGTCCCCCACCGAACGCGGGCGCGTCTTGCGCCGTGCCGCCCAGATCATGCGCGAGCGGAACCATGATCTGTCCGTGCTTGAAACATACGACACCGGCAAACCCTATCAGGAAACCAGCGTCGTTGACGCGACATCGGGGGCGGATTCACTGGAATATTTCGGCGGCTTGATCGCCAGCGTGACCGGCGAACATATCCCGCTGGGCGAGGATTTCGTCTATACTCGGCGCGAACCTTTAGGGGTCTGCGTTGGGATCGGCGCATGGAACTACCCGACCCAGATCGCATGCTGGAAAGGCGCGCCTGCGCTGGCTTGCGGGAATGCGATGATCTTTAAGCCTTCTGAGACTACGCCCCTTTGCGCCTTGAAAGTGGCCGAAATCCTGCATGAGGCCGGTGCGCCTGCAGGGGTTTACAACGTCGTCCAGGGTTATGGTGCGGTGGGCGCCTCGCTGATCACGGATGCGCGCGTCGACAAAGTGTCCCTGACTGGGTCAGTCCCAACGGGCCGCAAGGTCTATGCGGCCGCAGCCGATGGCGTGCGTCATGTCACGATGGAGCTGGGCGGCAAATCGCCCCTTGTCATTTTTGATGACGCCGATCTGGAAAATGCCGTATCGGGTGCGATCTTGGGCAATTTCTATTCGTCTGGGCAGGTTTGCTCAAACGGGACTCGTGTCTTTGTGCAAAAAGGGATCAAGGATGCGTTCCTGAAGCGACTTGCCGAACGTCTGGCCGATGTGAAAATGGGCGATCCGCAAGACCCCGAGGTCAATTTTGGCCCCATGGTATCCGAACGCCAGCGCGATATCGTCGAAGGCTTTATCGCCAAAGGTCAGGAAGAGGGCGCGACCTTGGTCACAGGCGGGCAACGCGTGGACGGGGACGGGTTCTTTTTGCAGCCAACCGTCTTTGCCGATGTCACCGACGATATGACCATCGCGACGGATGAAATCTTTGGTCCGGTGATGTCCGTTCTGGATTTCGAAACCGAGGAAGAGGCGCTGCGCCGCGCCAATGATACCGCCTTTGGCCTGGCCGCCGGGGTCTTTACCAGCGATCTGACCCGCGCCCACCGGATGGCTGCTGGGTTTGAGGCCGGGACATGCTATATCAACACCTATAATGATGCGCCGGTCGAAGCGCCCTTTGGGGGCTCAAAACTATCGGGCGTCGGGCGTGAAAACTCAAAGGCGGCGATTGAACATTACAGCCAGATCAAGGGTGTTTACGTGCGCATGGGCGATCTGGAGGCACCGTTCTAG
- a CDS encoding VOC family protein: MAQFRYLVSDVDEAVGFYRDKLGLQLVEQYGPAMAILRTGDLDLWVAGPMASASKPMPDGTKPSPGGWNRCVLTVTNLVEKVATLQGENVHFRNEIVEGPGGKQILCEDPSGNVIELFEPS; the protein is encoded by the coding sequence ATGGCGCAGTTCAGGTACCTGGTGTCAGATGTCGACGAAGCGGTAGGTTTTTATCGCGACAAACTTGGACTTCAATTGGTCGAACAATACGGTCCTGCCATGGCAATCCTACGTACGGGTGATCTTGACTTGTGGGTCGCTGGCCCGATGGCATCTGCGTCTAAGCCAATGCCAGATGGAACAAAGCCTTCCCCTGGCGGGTGGAATAGATGTGTGTTGACCGTCACAAATCTGGTTGAGAAAGTTGCGACCCTTCAAGGAGAAAATGTCCATTTTCGGAATGAAATCGTCGAGGGGCCCGGTGGTAAGCAAATACTCTGTGAAGATCCTTCAGGAAATGTCATCGAGCTGTTCGAACCCTCCTGA
- a CDS encoding DMT family transporter, with protein MITERVRLTCTLILLGAGWGLTQPLIKITVSAGYQPFGLIFWQMLIGTVVLGALRWRTLGRLPVHGKTIGVWLMIASIGTLIPSATSYKAAFHLPAGVMSIVIATIPMMAFPIALALGNDRFSLRRLAGLSIGLIGVGFIALPDSSLPDRGMIAFLPLALIAPFCYAIEGNVVAKWGTAGLDPVQVLFGASAIGTIIALPLALGSGHFFVPRPPFILANLAFLLSSAIHVLVYTGYVWLIGRAGAVFAGQISYLVTGTGVLWAMLLLGESYSLWIWIALLCMGFGLMLVQPRHANAEISNAENATAGL; from the coding sequence ATGATCACAGAACGGGTACGGCTGACCTGCACCTTGATCCTGCTGGGCGCAGGCTGGGGGCTCACCCAACCGCTGATCAAAATCACCGTCAGCGCAGGCTACCAGCCTTTCGGACTGATCTTTTGGCAAATGCTGATCGGGACTGTGGTGCTGGGCGCGCTGCGTTGGCGAACGCTGGGTCGGCTGCCCGTGCATGGCAAAACAATCGGCGTCTGGCTGATGATCGCGAGCATTGGAACATTGATCCCCAGCGCGACCAGCTATAAAGCCGCGTTCCACTTGCCCGCAGGGGTCATGTCCATCGTGATCGCCACGATCCCGATGATGGCCTTTCCCATTGCGCTGGCACTTGGGAATGACAGGTTTTCGCTGCGACGGCTGGCGGGGCTGTCAATCGGGCTGATCGGGGTCGGGTTCATCGCCCTGCCCGACAGCAGCCTGCCCGACCGGGGGATGATCGCCTTTCTGCCTTTGGCGCTGATCGCCCCTTTCTGCTACGCCATCGAAGGGAACGTGGTGGCCAAATGGGGGACGGCGGGGCTGGACCCGGTGCAAGTGCTCTTCGGAGCCTCGGCCATCGGCACGATCATCGCCCTGCCCCTCGCACTGGGCAGCGGGCATTTCTTTGTACCACGCCCACCATTCATTTTGGCAAACCTGGCGTTCCTGCTTAGCTCGGCCATCCATGTGCTTGTCTACACCGGCTACGTCTGGCTGATCGGGCGGGCGGGGGCCGTTTTCGCAGGGCAAATTAGCTATCTGGTGACCGGAACAGGGGTGCTCTGGGCGATGCTGCTTTTGGGGGAAAGCTACAGCTTGTGGATTTGGATAGCGCTTCTGTGCATGGGGTTCGGGCTGATGCTGGTCCAACCCCGCCATGCAAATGCCGAAATATCAAATGCAGAAAATGCGACCGCTGGCCTTTGA
- the choX gene encoding choline ABC transporter substrate-binding protein, whose product MTFKPTISALALCAAAPVWADCDTVTFSDVGWTDITATTAATSVVLEALGYETDIKVLSVPVTYISLAEGDVDVFLGNWMPTMEADIAPYRDAGTVDTVRANLEGAKYTLAVNKAAADMGIADFADLAANADALDGKIYGIEPGNDGNRLIMDMIAENAFGLEDFEVVESSEQGMLAQVDRASGRDEPIVFLGWEPHPMNANFDMAYLTGGDDWFGPNLGGATVYTNTAAGFADSCPNLGQLLNNLEFSLAMENEIMGAILNDGEDPADAASAWLAGNPDSFTAWLDGVTTKDGGDAVAAVKTALGQ is encoded by the coding sequence ATGACATTTAAACCGACAATATCCGCCCTCGCCCTATGCGCCGCCGCCCCTGTATGGGCTGATTGCGACACCGTGACGTTTTCTGACGTGGGCTGGACAGATATCACCGCCACAACCGCCGCAACCAGCGTCGTGCTTGAGGCGCTTGGCTATGAGACCGATATCAAAGTGCTCTCGGTCCCGGTGACCTATATTTCATTGGCCGAAGGGGATGTGGATGTGTTCCTGGGTAACTGGATGCCCACGATGGAGGCCGATATCGCCCCCTACCGCGACGCGGGCACGGTCGACACTGTGCGCGCCAATCTGGAAGGGGCCAAATATACGCTTGCCGTGAATAAGGCGGCGGCGGACATGGGCATCGCTGACTTTGCGGATCTGGCCGCAAATGCGGATGCGTTGGATGGCAAAATCTACGGGATTGAGCCGGGCAATGATGGCAACCGCCTGATCATGGATATGATTGCCGAAAATGCCTTTGGTCTGGAAGATTTCGAAGTTGTCGAAAGCTCTGAGCAAGGGATGCTTGCGCAAGTTGACCGGGCCTCCGGCCGGGATGAGCCGATCGTCTTTCTGGGGTGGGAGCCGCACCCGATGAATGCCAATTTTGACATGGCTTATCTGACGGGTGGTGATGATTGGTTTGGCCCGAACCTTGGCGGAGCGACTGTTTACACCAACACTGCCGCAGGCTTTGCCGACAGCTGCCCGAACCTGGGCCAGCTACTGAACAATCTGGAATTTTCGCTGGCCATGGAAAATGAGATCATGGGCGCGATCCTCAATGACGGGGAAGATCCGGCTGATGCGGCCAGCGCATGGCTTGCGGGCAATCCAGACAGTTTTACGGCCTGGCTTGACGGGGTCACCACCAAAGATGGCGGCGATGCCGTCGCGGCGGTCAAAACAGCGCTTGGGCAATAG
- the choV gene encoding choline ABC transporter ATP-binding protein produces the protein MSAVAFDNVSIVFGDAPKKALPLMDQGLDRGAIQLQTGQVLGVHDCTLSVDTGEILVLMGLSGSGKSTLLRAVNGLNPVIRGDIRINDGDWQCNIANCTASDLQRVRRECVSMVFQQFGLLPWRSVRENVGLGLELAGMDKAARRKRVDQELDMVGLADRADALVGELSGGMQQRVGLARAFATDAPILLMDEPFSALDPLIRTRLQDELLDLQKQRGRTIIFVSHDLDEAFKIGNRIAIMEGGRIVQTGTPRQIFTNPVNNYVADFVAHMNPLGVLTARDVMTSGGATGPRVDAETPVQDILKQIGNGTLQVIENGALIGRVTQASLLARLTPSSAVESDEQIT, from the coding sequence ATGAGCGCTGTTGCCTTCGATAACGTTTCGATCGTGTTTGGCGACGCGCCTAAAAAGGCACTGCCACTGATGGATCAAGGATTGGACCGGGGGGCGATTCAATTGCAAACGGGCCAAGTCCTGGGGGTGCATGATTGCACGCTCAGCGTTGATACGGGTGAGATTTTGGTGCTGATGGGCCTGTCAGGTTCGGGCAAATCCACGCTTTTGCGGGCGGTCAACGGGCTGAACCCGGTCATCCGCGGGGATATCCGCATCAATGACGGTGATTGGCAGTGCAATATCGCAAACTGCACCGCATCTGATTTGCAGCGGGTGCGGCGCGAATGCGTCTCGATGGTGTTTCAGCAATTCGGGCTTCTGCCCTGGCGCAGCGTGCGCGAAAATGTTGGGCTGGGGCTTGAGCTGGCCGGCATGGACAAGGCCGCGCGGCGCAAACGGGTTGATCAAGAACTGGACATGGTCGGCCTTGCGGACCGGGCCGATGCGCTGGTGGGCGAGCTGTCGGGCGGGATGCAACAGCGGGTCGGGCTGGCGCGGGCTTTTGCGACGGATGCGCCAATCCTGTTGATGGATGAGCCCTTCTCGGCGCTCGATCCGTTGATCCGCACGCGGCTGCAGGATGAGCTGCTGGATCTGCAAAAACAGCGGGGCCGGACGATCATCTTTGTCAGCCACGATCTGGACGAGGCGTTCAAGATCGGCAACCGGATCGCGATCATGGAGGGCGGCCGGATCGTGCAAACTGGAACCCCGCGCCAGATCTTCACAAACCCGGTCAACAATTATGTGGCTGACTTTGTGGCACATATGAACCCGCTGGGCGTACTAACCGCTCGGGATGTCATGACCAGCGGCGGTGCAACCGGCCCTCGTGTAGACGCCGAAACACCGGTCCAAGACATCTTGAAACAGATCGGAAATGGCACGCTTCAGGTGATCGAGAACGGCGCGCTTATTGGGCGCGTCACACAGGCATCTTTACTGGCACGGCTAACCCCATCCAGCGCTGTTGAAAGTGATGAGCAGATCACATGA
- the choW gene encoding choline ABC transporter permease subunit — translation MDWLTDNKIPVGDVAETVFDWMNDNLAVLFDWLSNVMEALIDAILWVLETPHPFLVIAAFAGLTWALQRSWKTTGFVVLGFLFIINQDYWEETMQSLTLVLSACVVCMGIGVPIGIAAAHRPRLYRAMVPVLDLMQTLPTFVYLIPAIVFFGIGMVPGLIATVIFVLPAPIRLTYLGIASTPTALLEAAEAFGASKRQVLFKVELPSALPQIMAGLNQTIMLSLSMVVIAALVGASGLGVPVIRALNTVNTSLGFESGFVIVVVAIMLDRMLRVRQK, via the coding sequence ATGGATTGGTTGACCGACAACAAGATCCCGGTCGGAGATGTCGCCGAAACCGTTTTCGATTGGATGAATGACAATCTGGCCGTCCTGTTTGACTGGCTGTCAAACGTGATGGAGGCGCTGATTGACGCGATCCTTTGGGTGCTTGAAACCCCGCATCCTTTCCTGGTGATCGCGGCTTTTGCCGGGCTGACATGGGCGTTGCAGCGTAGCTGGAAGACCACGGGTTTTGTGGTCTTGGGCTTTTTGTTCATCATCAATCAAGACTACTGGGAAGAAACGATGCAGTCACTGACGTTGGTCTTGTCGGCCTGCGTTGTGTGCATGGGGATCGGTGTGCCCATCGGGATTGCAGCCGCGCACCGGCCCCGGCTTTACCGCGCCATGGTGCCGGTGCTTGATCTGATGCAAACGCTGCCCACATTCGTCTATCTGATCCCAGCAATTGTCTTTTTCGGGATCGGTATGGTGCCGGGGCTGATCGCCACCGTGATTTTTGTGCTGCCCGCCCCTATCCGGCTGACCTATCTGGGGATCGCATCAACGCCCACAGCATTGCTGGAAGCCGCCGAGGCTTTCGGGGCAAGTAAACGGCAAGTGCTGTTCAAAGTTGAACTGCCATCGGCGTTGCCGCAGATCATGGCGGGGCTGAACCAGACGATCATGCTGTCGCTATCGATGGTGGTGATCGCCGCGCTGGTCGGGGCTAGTGGGCTTGGTGTGCCAGTGATCCGGGCGCTGAACACCGTGAACACATCTTTGGGGTTTGAAAGCGGTTTTGTGATCGTGGTCGTGGCGATCATGCTGGACCGCATGTTGAGGGTCAGACAAAAATGA